In Populus trichocarpa isolate Nisqually-1 chromosome 7, P.trichocarpa_v4.1, whole genome shotgun sequence, the following proteins share a genomic window:
- the LOC7462546 gene encoding uncharacterized protein LOC7462546 isoform X4, translating to MFWFQGTENGEMKCGMENGLRGIPWLGEFASVNDSAPLQETDSQDSVDLKPSAVSCSLEEFQKFDSFFSSFMTDVREFFLPPEKHRFGLVSEKSMLSPLGVGDSGSWSVMLYYNGCPSCSSILKEGDDMKRVLQMEKSIVTELEGDGQDLDSAIPSNKPSVLLFVDRSSDLSETRIKSKEGLDVFRELALHYQISNQMGQQSNDKSEASSVQASTEYQSVSGHPKLKLSPTAQNIKSKDKMSIMIVNDGKPVLLNSMASGLEGSSLHEILTYLLQKKEEAKLSSVAKEAGFQLLSDDFNIKVTDTLLSVAEVESEHIPSDESLVRTSTDLDKDSASNNREESQSTTSQDDEEKSTYSDASRRLPSIEPAQYMSDHKPPTSEDARAEKKGSFQSDKLGEEQRNFQNFKGSFFFCDGNYRLLTALTGETRIPSLVIIDPLSQQHYVFTKHTNLSYSSLEDFLHGFLNGNLVPYQRSESEPESPREETRPPFVNMDFHEADSISQVTAHTFSEQVLGFNQSDNDFAANAWNEDVLVLFSNSWCGFCQRMELIVREVHRAIKGYINMLKTGSRTGETVLTDDNLKKLPKIFLMDCTMNDCSLILKSMNQREVYPTLLLFPAESKNTVCYEGDMAVADVITFLADRGSNSRHLTSENGILWTVAEKKGANSLKDASTAAEDKSHEVLLKDLTPKRNVEYGQTKSHTSKGLHDTVSQVAVGSILVATEKLNTQPFDKSRILIVKSDQNTGFQGLIYNKHLRWDTLQELEEESKLLKEAPLSFGGPLVTRGMPLVALTRRAVGGQYPEVAPGTYFLGQSATLHEIEEISSGNQCVSDYWFFLGFSSWGWEQLFDEIAQGAWNLSEHKKEPLDWP from the exons ATGTTCTGGTTCCAGGGGACAGAAAATGGAGAGATGAAATGTGGAATGGAAAATGGGCTCAGAGGAATTCCTTGGCTTGGGGAGTTTGCCTCAGTAAATGATAGTGCTCCTCTCCAGGAAACTGATTCCCAGGACAGTGTGGATCTAAAGCCCAGTGCTGTATCTTGTTCCCTTGAAGAATTTCAGAAATTTGATTCTTTCTTCTCAAGTTTCATGACTGATGTAAGGGAGTTCTTCCTGCCTCCTGAAAAGCATAGATTTGGTCTGGTTTCAGAGAAATCAATGCTCTCTCCTCTTGGTGTTGGAGATTCTGGTTCTTGGTCAGTAATGCTTTATTATAATGGATGTCCAAGTTGTTCAAGTATTCTAAAAGAAGGGGATGACATGAAGAGAGTTCTACAAATGGAAAAGTCAATTGTCACAGAG CTGGAAGGTGATGGACAAGATCTTGATTCCGCAATACCTTCAAACAAGCCATCAGTACTCCTGTTTGTGGACAGGTCATCTGACTTATCAGAAACAAGAATAAAGAGTAAGGAAGGTCTTGATGTATTTAGAGAACTAGCGTTgcactaccaaatatcaaatCAGATGGGTCAGCAGAGCAACGACAAGTCTGAAGCATCCTCTGTCCAAGCTTCAACTGAATACCAAAGTGTATCTGGACACCCGAAATTAAAGCTATCTCCAACAGCTCAAAACATTAAATCAAAGGACAAAATGTCTATCATGATTGTAAATGATGGCAAACCTGTCTTGTTAAATAGTATGGCTTCAGGTTTGGAAGGCAGttccttgcatgaaatcttgaCTTACCTTCTTCAGAAAAAGGAGGAAGCTAAATTGAGTTCAGTTGCAAAGGAGGCTGGTTTCCAACTTCTTTCTGATGATTTTAACATTAAAGTAACAGATACATTACTGTCAGTAGCAGAGGTGGAGTCTGAACACATACCGTCTGATGAGAGCCTTGTTAGAACTAGTACTGATCTGGACAAAGATTCTGCCTCTAATAACCGTGAAGAATCCCAGTCCACTACTTCTCAGGATGATGAAGAGAAGTCTACTTATTCTGATGCAAGTAGACGCCTACCATCTATAGAACCTGCTCAATACATGTCAGATCATAAACCACCTACTTCAGAAGATGCAAGGGCAGAAAAAAAGGGTTCTTTCCAGTCAGACAAGTTGGGGGAAGAACAACGCAACTTTCAAAATTTCAagggttcttttttcttttgtgatgGAAACTATCGATTACTAACAGCTTTGACTGGTGAGACCAGGATTCCATCCTTGGTAATAATTGATCCACTTTCACAGCAGCATTATGTCTTTACTAAACATACAAATCTCAGCTACTCTTCACTGGAGGATTTTCTTCATGGATTTCTTAATGGAAATCTTGTCCCATATCAACGCTCTGAGTCTGAACCTGAAAGCCCGAGAGAAGAAACTCGCCCACCGTTTGTTAATATGGACTTCCATGAGGCAGATTCCATCTCTCAAGTTACAGCTCACACTTTCTCAGAACAGGTTCTTGGTTTTAATCAATCTGACAATGACTTTGCTGCAAATGCATGGAATGAGGATGTGCTGGTCCTTTTTAGCAATAGTTGGTGTGGATTTTGTCAGAGAATGGAATTAATTGTTCGTGAAGTGCATCGAGCCATTAAAGGATACATAAACATGTTGAAGACTGGATCTAGGACTGGGGAAACAGTGCTCACTGATG ATAACCTAAAGAAGCTTCCCAAAATCTTCTTAATGGATTGCACGATGAACGATTGCAGTTTGATTCTAAAATCAATGAATCAG AGGGAAGTTTATCCTACTCTGTTGTTATTTCCTGCAGAAAGTAAGAATACTGTCTGTTATGAAGGAGACATGGCTGTAGCTGATGTTATTACTTTTTTAGCTGACCGTGGAAGTAATTCTCGACATCTCACCAGTGAAAATG GAATTCTATGGACTGTTGCTGAAAAAAAGGGTGCTAATTCACTGAAGGATGCTTCGACTGCTGCAGAAGATAAATCCCATGAAGTCCTTTTAAAGGACCTAACTCCGAAGAGAAATGTGGAATATGGTCAGACCAAATCTCACACATCCAAAGGCTTGCATGATACGGTATCTCAGGTGGCAGTTGGCTCAATCCTGGTCGCTACTGAAAAGCTTAACACACAACCATTTGACAAGTCAAGGATTCTCATCGTCAAGTCTGATCAAAATACAGGATTTCAAGGTCTGATTTACAATAAGCATTTGAGATGGGACACTCTGCAAGAACTGGAAGAAGAGTCAAAACTGCTAAAAGAGGCTCCTCTATCGTTTGGTGGTCCCCTTGTAACTCGCGGAATGCCTCTTGTTGCTCTGACTCGAAGAGCAGTCGGAGGTCAATACCCCGAAGTTGCACCGGGTACTTACTTTCTAGGCCAGTCGGCAACACTACACGAAATTGAAGAGATCAGTTCAGGAAATCAATGCGTATCTGACTACTGGTTTTTCTTGGGGTTTTCGAGTTGGGGCTGGGAGCAGCTGTTCGATGAGATTGCTCAAGGAGCTTGGAATTTAAGCGAGCACAAGAAGGAACCTTTAGACTGGCCATAA